The following are encoded in a window of Salinibacter ruber DSM 13855 genomic DNA:
- a CDS encoding AAA family ATPase, whose protein sequence is MFSEFRYEDFKSYREARFPLAPLTLLIGTNASGKSNALEGIRFLSWLSKGQRLDDALRAVQEDDITIRGSLETLGYHGAESFSLGCSLTSTKPWEHFEVTLKIEDDDLYIVEESIYGDHSKVPLYQIVHSPDEYGYEVKVAYNNFARGGRKPQIACSNQRAILTQLDTPSRFGKEEAQKKIPDITDRFRSALGEILFLDPDPRRMREYSFANETELRGDGRNLSGVLYNLCQHQDRKDEILDFIEALPEQDFQNISFIETPRNEVMVELTESFGGRKKAWDAPILSDGTLRVLAVGVAVLSAPQGSLIAIEEIDNGVHPSRAGMLLESIQRIAQERNLRVVLTSHNPALLDSLPDNSVPHVVCCYRDPDEGDSRLIRLEDLRKYPDLVARGPLGRLMTRGIIEQYLHEQSDPEEQRKKDKAWLESVK, encoded by the coding sequence ATGTTTAGCGAATTTCGGTACGAGGACTTCAAGAGCTACCGAGAAGCCAGATTCCCCCTCGCTCCACTCACGCTTCTTATTGGAACAAATGCTTCCGGTAAGAGCAACGCGCTGGAAGGCATCCGATTTCTCTCGTGGCTTTCCAAAGGACAGCGGCTTGATGATGCGCTTCGTGCTGTGCAAGAAGATGACATTACTATTCGAGGATCCCTCGAAACTCTGGGGTACCACGGTGCTGAGTCATTTTCGCTGGGATGCTCCCTGACAAGTACCAAGCCCTGGGAGCACTTTGAGGTGACACTCAAGATTGAAGACGATGATCTATACATCGTGGAAGAGAGCATCTATGGGGATCATTCAAAGGTACCGCTCTACCAAATTGTCCACTCTCCAGATGAGTACGGGTACGAGGTGAAAGTTGCCTACAATAATTTTGCGCGGGGGGGACGGAAGCCCCAGATTGCATGTTCTAACCAAAGGGCGATACTCACGCAGCTCGATACGCCTTCTCGATTCGGGAAGGAGGAGGCGCAGAAAAAGATTCCCGATATTACGGACCGGTTTCGGAGTGCGCTTGGCGAAATTCTTTTTCTTGATCCCGATCCTCGTCGCATGCGAGAGTATAGTTTTGCGAATGAGACGGAGCTGAGGGGAGATGGGCGCAATCTATCAGGTGTCCTTTACAATTTGTGTCAACACCAGGATCGCAAAGACGAAATTCTCGACTTCATTGAAGCCCTTCCCGAGCAAGACTTTCAGAACATCAGCTTCATTGAGACGCCTCGAAATGAGGTGATGGTGGAGCTTACCGAATCGTTTGGAGGGCGAAAAAAAGCGTGGGATGCTCCCATACTCTCCGACGGTACACTTCGTGTGTTAGCCGTTGGGGTAGCGGTGCTTTCTGCGCCACAGGGGTCTCTTATAGCCATCGAAGAGATCGATAACGGCGTCCATCCGAGTCGGGCAGGGATGCTCCTCGAAAGCATCCAGCGTATCGCTCAAGAGCGGAATCTTCGCGTTGTGCTTACGAGTCACAACCCTGCTCTTCTCGACTCGCTTCCTGACAATTCGGTGCCGCACGTCGTTTGCTGCTACAGGGATCCGGATGAAGGGGACAGTCGCCTCATCCGACTTGAAGACCTGCGCAAGTATCCGGACCTCGTGGCGCGAGGGCCCCTTGGCCGCCTCATGACACGGGGCATCATCGAACAGTACCTGCATGAACAATCGGATCCGGAAGAACAGCGAAAGAAGGATAAGGCCTGGCTCGAATCGGTGAAGTAG
- a CDS encoding YceI family protein: protein MRVALRAAALLPLLIAGLVGLAGAPAQAQQVAATIDSTASLVHYTGTAPLHSWRGTSRSVQGKFVLRPRRPDSSRAVIRIPVASFDSGNSTRDSGMRDVTEADAYPFVTFRGTDFSPLTWGRGASGYRGGWAVSGELTFHGRTHPLRDTVSVEVAGDTVRARAEFDVSLTRFDVERPGFMGFTVGDTIRIDAQLAGPIAPDTLASR, encoded by the coding sequence ATGCGCGTTGCTCTCCGTGCCGCTGCTCTCCTCCCGTTGCTGATCGCTGGTCTCGTCGGGCTGGCCGGCGCCCCGGCCCAGGCCCAACAGGTCGCCGCGACAATTGACTCGACCGCGAGCCTCGTCCACTACACCGGCACGGCCCCCCTCCACAGCTGGCGGGGCACGAGCCGGAGCGTCCAGGGGAAATTCGTCCTGCGGCCCCGTCGGCCCGACAGCAGCCGCGCCGTCATCCGCATTCCGGTGGCCAGCTTCGACAGCGGCAACAGCACGCGGGACAGCGGCATGCGCGACGTAACCGAGGCGGACGCGTACCCGTTCGTCACCTTTCGGGGGACGGACTTCTCGCCCTTGACGTGGGGCCGCGGCGCCTCGGGCTATCGGGGGGGATGGGCCGTCTCGGGGGAGCTGACCTTCCACGGCCGCACCCACCCGCTGCGCGATACGGTATCGGTGGAGGTGGCCGGGGACACGGTGCGGGCGCGGGCCGAGTTTGACGTGTCCCTGACCCGGTTCGACGTCGAGCGCCCCGGCTTCATGGGCTTTACCGTCGGCGACACGATTCGCATCGACGCCCAACTCGCCGGGCCCATCGCGCCGGACACGCTCGCCTCACGGTAA
- a CDS encoding VOC family protein produces the protein MPTPPRLALETSLYADDLAAAEQFYGDVLGLDVMLRTEGNHITFRCGPGVVHVFDPAASRDRTSLPAHGAEGPVHVAFGVPTDQLAAWRRHFNRHDVAVEDTTQWGDGQRSLYVRDPAGNSVELVSSTLWSTTARAERLRRVRPVLDLDTAESRPVEQFQNETLRPILKLLNPTILRLVAERLARYGVGFAAMDRVDQRDRLRNLMKEDGRLKRTLLGMVVGHLTQDELDAYLAHKDEVRRRTVPMLLARAQDQIDDIVERVRTQAEGA, from the coding sequence ATGCCGACCCCGCCCCGCCTCGCCCTCGAAACGAGCCTCTACGCCGACGACCTGGCGGCCGCCGAGCAGTTTTACGGCGACGTGCTGGGGCTGGACGTGATGCTTCGCACGGAGGGCAACCACATCACCTTTCGGTGCGGCCCGGGCGTGGTCCACGTCTTTGATCCGGCCGCCAGCCGGGACCGGACGTCGCTGCCGGCCCACGGCGCGGAGGGGCCGGTGCACGTCGCGTTCGGGGTGCCGACCGACCAGCTGGCCGCGTGGCGCCGCCACTTCAACCGGCACGACGTGGCAGTGGAGGACACGACGCAGTGGGGCGACGGGCAGCGGTCCCTCTACGTCCGCGACCCGGCCGGCAACAGCGTGGAGCTGGTGAGCAGCACGCTCTGGAGCACCACCGCCCGGGCCGAGCGGCTGCGGCGGGTGCGGCCCGTGCTGGACCTCGACACCGCCGAGTCGCGGCCCGTCGAGCAGTTCCAGAACGAGACGCTGCGCCCCATCCTGAAGCTGTTGAACCCGACGATCCTACGCCTCGTGGCCGAGCGGCTGGCGCGCTACGGGGTTGGCTTCGCGGCGATGGACCGGGTCGACCAGCGCGATCGCCTCCGCAATCTCATGAAGGAGGACGGCCGCCTCAAGCGGACGCTCCTGGGGATGGTGGTAGGGCATCTTACCCAGGACGAGCTGGACGCCTACCTTGCCCACAAGGATGAGGTGCGCCGCCGCACCGTGCCGATGCTTCTGGCCCGCGCACAGGATCAGATCGACGACATTGTGGAGCGGGTGCGCACGCAGGCCGAGGGCGCGTAG
- a CDS encoding iron transporter, whose product MTSLRVLLSLVVAGLLLQASPAQAQEQVFGEEVLGPGVKMTFLVAPAGDVEPAAQNLSESRSDLHLEVLSGWTEAASDEVGAPAGGFVPYLRLFATVTNEETGQVKKATLVPHVNQTDNFHYARNIALPGAPDDPYRVAFEVHPPQTLELATHSDWRTAYGTQLFAPATVTYNNLQLEEIVRATR is encoded by the coding sequence ATGACGTCCCTTCGTGTCCTGCTGTCGCTCGTTGTCGCGGGCCTGCTGCTGCAGGCCTCCCCCGCCCAGGCCCAGGAACAGGTCTTTGGCGAAGAGGTGCTCGGTCCCGGGGTGAAGATGACCTTCCTGGTCGCGCCGGCCGGGGACGTGGAGCCGGCGGCCCAGAACCTCTCGGAGTCGCGCTCGGACCTGCACCTGGAGGTGCTGTCGGGCTGGACCGAGGCGGCGAGCGACGAGGTGGGGGCGCCCGCGGGCGGCTTCGTGCCGTACCTCCGCCTCTTCGCGACCGTCACGAACGAGGAGACGGGCCAGGTGAAGAAGGCGACGCTGGTGCCCCACGTGAACCAGACGGACAACTTCCACTACGCCCGCAACATCGCCCTTCCCGGCGCGCCCGACGACCCCTACAGGGTGGCCTTCGAGGTACACCCCCCGCAGACGCTCGAGCTGGCCACCCATAGCGACTGGCGCACGGCCTACGGCACCCAGCTCTTTGCCCCCGCAACGGTAACGTACAACAATCTCCAACTCGAAGAGATTGTGCGGGCAACGCGCTAG
- a CDS encoding P-II family nitrogen regulator has protein sequence MSDDTNHADTQHTLHPLKKIEIIVRGEKEPFVKDLLDESTVSGYTIHHNVTGRGEHGFHEGRLLFNDRDGLVMFFAVGQEEAIQTIVDGLTPLFEKSSGVMFVSDTQVVRLDKFQQED, from the coding sequence ATGAGCGACGACACGAACCACGCGGACACGCAGCATACGCTGCACCCCCTCAAAAAAATCGAAATCATCGTGCGGGGGGAGAAAGAGCCCTTCGTGAAAGACCTCCTCGACGAGTCGACGGTGAGCGGGTACACGATCCACCACAACGTGACCGGCCGCGGCGAGCACGGCTTCCACGAAGGCCGCCTGCTCTTCAACGACCGGGACGGGCTGGTCATGTTCTTTGCCGTCGGCCAGGAGGAGGCGATTCAAACCATCGTGGACGGCCTCACGCCCCTCTTCGAGAAGAGCTCGGGCGTGATGTTTGTCTCCGACACCCAGGTCGTCCGGCTCGACAAATTCCAGCAGGAGGACTGA
- a CDS encoding DUF2309 domain-containing protein has translation MPIDRSVVRARIENAAEYVGPLWPLRTFNAANPLLGFEDQPFDRAVQKAGQLFGGRGYPGPTVFRQAWENGEIDADVLTRHLAEHGITERPEVLLDRMDADAAGRDAAPADQPLDRVLTKWLAAFLDQGQAAWPMPNREDGFYAAWRTVAPYDGDIPGVGRPSDLPGTVVEAFEAVLESYPEARWEPIFVHHLTALPGWTGFIKWRSRRADTAWQAAHPISLTEYLAVRLTLADRMGAAIAPDRTDELPANGTDQPVLPRIWLRAWEESYRTRLLDDLRQTQQTTPSGSDAGRPDAQLVFCIDTRSEVIRRHIEQQGPYETHGYAGFFGVPMQHQPYGTEERVKSCPPIVDPKHRIMERPAEPHRAQAERYDWWARLQKAGAALLKTLKKNVAAVFGFVEGSGGFFGAAMAARTLAPSGLSRLDEALDDWLPGPASFCEPTVDRAPPADADAEDGLPVGLADEAKVLYAEAAFRLMGWTDTFAPVVVFTGHGSQTPNNPYKASLDCGACAGNPGGPNARVLAAICNEDAVQEALRERGIAIPDDTVFLAGQHNTTTDEIALFVDEDDPPVAPDALDRLRRDLHAAQADAATERVRTLNTSVDEGRPAAAVRETERRAADWAETRPEWGLAGNAAFIVGPRALTRGLDLDGRCFLHSYDWATDDDGTALENIMTGPLVVGEWINTQYYFSTVDNAAYGSGSKVTQNVVGKLGVVQGNGGDLMSGLPLQSLKADDEHVHHRPLRLMALIQAPTDRVEAILDRHAAVAHLFDHEWMHLTVMDPEQDDAFVRYKPGGGWHARPAPDASTATKAPASAGVPS, from the coding sequence ATGCCCATTGACCGATCGGTCGTGCGGGCCCGCATCGAGAACGCCGCCGAATACGTGGGTCCGCTCTGGCCCCTACGGACCTTCAACGCGGCCAATCCGCTCCTGGGCTTCGAGGACCAGCCCTTCGACCGGGCGGTCCAGAAGGCCGGCCAGCTCTTCGGGGGGCGTGGGTATCCGGGCCCGACGGTGTTCCGGCAGGCGTGGGAGAACGGCGAGATCGACGCCGACGTGCTGACCCGCCACCTCGCCGAGCACGGCATCACGGAGCGCCCCGAGGTCCTGCTGGACCGGATGGACGCCGACGCTGCGGGCCGCGACGCGGCGCCCGCCGACCAGCCCCTCGACCGCGTGCTGACGAAGTGGCTCGCGGCCTTCCTGGATCAGGGGCAGGCCGCCTGGCCCATGCCGAACCGGGAGGACGGCTTCTACGCGGCCTGGCGGACGGTGGCCCCGTATGACGGCGACATCCCCGGCGTCGGCCGCCCGTCGGACCTGCCCGGCACTGTGGTCGAGGCGTTCGAGGCGGTCCTGGAAAGCTACCCGGAGGCACGCTGGGAGCCGATCTTCGTGCACCACCTGACGGCGCTGCCGGGGTGGACGGGCTTCATCAAGTGGCGGTCGCGCCGCGCCGACACGGCGTGGCAGGCGGCCCACCCCATCTCCCTGACCGAGTACCTGGCGGTGCGCCTCACCCTCGCCGATCGGATGGGGGCGGCCATCGCGCCGGATCGGACCGACGAGCTGCCGGCGAACGGCACCGACCAGCCCGTCCTGCCCCGCATCTGGCTGCGGGCCTGGGAGGAGAGCTACCGCACGCGCCTGCTGGACGACCTGCGGCAGACGCAGCAGACGACCCCGTCGGGGTCGGACGCGGGCCGCCCGGACGCCCAGCTGGTGTTCTGCATCGACACGCGGTCGGAGGTTATTCGGCGCCACATCGAGCAGCAGGGCCCCTACGAGACGCACGGCTACGCGGGGTTCTTTGGGGTGCCCATGCAGCATCAGCCCTACGGCACGGAGGAGCGGGTGAAGTCCTGCCCGCCGATCGTGGACCCGAAGCACCGAATTATGGAGCGGCCCGCCGAGCCGCATCGAGCCCAGGCCGAACGCTACGACTGGTGGGCCCGGCTGCAGAAGGCGGGGGCCGCGCTCCTGAAGACGCTCAAGAAGAACGTCGCGGCGGTGTTCGGCTTCGTGGAGGGGAGTGGCGGCTTCTTCGGGGCGGCCATGGCGGCGCGGACGCTCGCCCCGTCCGGGCTGTCTCGCCTCGATGAGGCCCTGGACGATTGGCTGCCGGGCCCGGCGTCCTTCTGCGAGCCGACCGTGGACCGGGCGCCCCCCGCCGACGCGGACGCGGAGGACGGCCTGCCTGTGGGCCTCGCCGACGAGGCAAAGGTGCTCTACGCCGAGGCCGCCTTCCGCCTGATGGGCTGGACGGACACTTTCGCGCCGGTCGTCGTATTCACCGGGCACGGCAGCCAAACCCCCAACAACCCGTACAAGGCCAGTCTCGATTGCGGGGCGTGCGCGGGCAATCCGGGCGGGCCCAACGCCCGCGTGCTCGCCGCGATCTGCAACGAGGACGCCGTGCAGGAGGCCCTGCGGGAGCGCGGGATCGCGATTCCGGACGACACCGTTTTTCTCGCCGGACAGCACAACACGACGACCGACGAGATTGCCCTTTTCGTGGACGAGGACGATCCCCCCGTCGCCCCCGACGCGCTCGATCGCCTGCGGCGCGACCTGCACGCGGCCCAGGCCGACGCGGCCACCGAGCGGGTCCGCACCCTGAACACGTCCGTCGACGAGGGCCGCCCGGCGGCGGCCGTGCGGGAGACGGAGCGCCGGGCGGCCGACTGGGCGGAGACCCGGCCGGAGTGGGGCCTGGCCGGCAACGCCGCCTTCATCGTAGGCCCCCGCGCGCTGACGCGCGGGCTCGACCTCGACGGGCGGTGCTTCCTACACTCCTACGACTGGGCGACGGACGACGACGGCACGGCGTTGGAAAACATCATGACCGGCCCGCTGGTGGTGGGAGAGTGGATCAATACGCAGTACTACTTCTCCACGGTCGACAACGCCGCCTACGGCAGCGGGTCGAAGGTAACCCAGAACGTAGTGGGCAAGCTGGGGGTGGTGCAGGGCAACGGGGGCGACCTCATGAGCGGCCTGCCCCTGCAGTCGTTGAAGGCCGACGACGAGCACGTCCACCACCGGCCGCTCCGCCTCATGGCCCTCATCCAGGCGCCCACGGACCGGGTGGAGGCCATCCTCGACCGCCACGCCGCCGTGGCCCACCTCTTCGATCACGAGTGGATGCACCTCACGGTGATGGACCCGGAGCAGGACGACGCGTTTGTGCGCTACAAGCCCGGCGGGGGCTGGCACGCACGGCCCGCCCCCGACGCGTCAACGGCAACGAAGGCGCCGGCGTCCGCCGGGGTGCCGTCCTGA
- a CDS encoding NADH dehydrogenase codes for MSRSTPSRLPLVYTRLTWGLFALSLGLLVWAPDPEWAGDGLLRADGLTRAMALVTTFVSGIVHSFSRRYMAGAKRLNAFYGRLFGLTLIVLVLTAANHLVLFAGAWAAMGWVLADLIGHVRGWPQARAAARYARQHFLGGSALLAGALGLLGGSAGAWTISGVLAAAEALPTLVVAGAAGLLLLAAMVQSALVPFHRWLLSSMTAPTPVSGFMHAGLVNAGGVLLARFAPVVFEAPAVMWAIVLAGGVSALLGQAWMLVQTDVKRQLGASTVAQMGFMVLQCGLGFVPAAIAHLILHGFYKAYLFLAAGSAVEHTTPGRPEASGTGALGGLVTAAAAVGGGALFAVLTGKSLTALNSGTVLTLFVVLSVLHATRTLVRRTSLSPAVRTALVPAVLLPTLVLYAGVYKGVGALFADMPSAVAPTALTPLHGALLAVFVGAYIAVDRGWHRASTRLYVTLRNTAQPLSTTLLNNRDQYNAH; via the coding sequence ATGTCCCGATCTACCCCCTCGCGCCTGCCGCTCGTGTACACGCGCCTCACGTGGGGCCTCTTTGCCCTGAGCCTGGGCCTGCTCGTCTGGGCCCCGGATCCGGAATGGGCCGGCGATGGGCTCCTGCGGGCCGATGGGCTCACGCGTGCGATGGCGCTCGTGACGACGTTCGTGAGCGGCATCGTGCACAGCTTCTCGCGCCGCTACATGGCGGGGGCGAAGCGCCTGAACGCGTTCTACGGCCGCCTCTTCGGGCTGACGCTGATCGTGCTGGTGCTGACGGCGGCCAACCATCTCGTTCTGTTTGCGGGGGCGTGGGCGGCGATGGGCTGGGTGCTGGCCGACCTGATCGGGCACGTCCGGGGCTGGCCGCAGGCCCGGGCGGCCGCCCGGTACGCCCGACAGCATTTCCTGGGGGGCAGTGCCCTGTTGGCGGGCGCGCTTGGGCTGCTGGGGGGCAGCGCGGGGGCGTGGACCATCAGCGGCGTGCTGGCGGCCGCGGAGGCCCTCCCGACGCTCGTCGTGGCGGGGGCCGCCGGCCTGCTGCTCCTCGCCGCGATGGTGCAGTCGGCCCTGGTGCCGTTCCACCGGTGGCTGCTCTCCTCGATGACGGCCCCGACCCCGGTCTCCGGGTTCATGCACGCGGGCCTCGTAAACGCGGGCGGCGTGCTCCTCGCGCGGTTTGCGCCCGTCGTGTTCGAGGCCCCCGCCGTGATGTGGGCCATCGTCCTCGCCGGGGGCGTCAGTGCGCTGCTGGGGCAGGCCTGGATGCTCGTGCAGACCGACGTGAAGCGGCAACTGGGGGCCTCCACGGTGGCCCAGATGGGGTTTATGGTGCTGCAGTGCGGGCTGGGCTTCGTGCCCGCCGCCATCGCCCACCTGATCCTGCACGGGTTCTACAAGGCCTACCTCTTCCTTGCGGCCGGGTCGGCGGTGGAGCACACGACGCCGGGGCGGCCCGAGGCCTCGGGAACGGGGGCGCTCGGGGGACTCGTCACGGCGGCCGCGGCGGTTGGCGGGGGCGCCCTGTTCGCCGTCCTTACGGGCAAGTCGCTGACCGCTCTCAACAGCGGGACCGTCCTCACGCTCTTCGTGGTGCTGTCGGTCCTGCACGCCACCCGCACGCTCGTGCGGCGCACGTCGCTCTCCCCAGCCGTGCGCACCGCGCTCGTCCCGGCCGTCCTGCTGCCCACCCTCGTGCTGTATGCCGGCGTCTACAAGGGCGTGGGGGCGCTCTTCGCGGACATGCCCTCCGCCGTGGCCCCGACGGCGCTCACGCCGCTGCACGGCGCGCTTCTGGCCGTCTTTGTCGGGGCCTATATCGCCGTGGACCGCGGGTGGCACCGGGCCAGCACGCGCCTCTACGTGACGCTCCGCAACACCGCCCAGCCCCTGTCGACCACGCTTCTCAACAACCGCGACCAGTACAATGCCCATTGA
- a CDS encoding DUF2294 domain-containing protein, translated as MAHSSVPSDKTKGQIEAAVTEAITQFERDYLGRGPKQAKSFVVENLVVVKLQGILSPAERQLSHENGGVELIKKMRTRLIESSSEDLSGLVTDETGIDVVSMHTDISARTGERVFVFSLDADLEAALQNR; from the coding sequence ATGGCGCACTCGTCCGTTCCGTCCGACAAAACGAAAGGCCAGATCGAGGCCGCGGTCACCGAGGCCATTACGCAGTTCGAGCGGGATTATCTGGGCCGAGGGCCGAAGCAGGCGAAGTCCTTTGTCGTCGAGAACCTGGTCGTCGTCAAGCTGCAGGGCATTCTGAGTCCCGCGGAGCGCCAGTTGAGCCACGAGAACGGAGGGGTCGAGCTCATCAAGAAGATGCGCACCCGCCTGATTGAGAGCTCCAGCGAGGACCTGTCCGGCCTCGTGACGGACGAGACCGGAATCGACGTCGTGAGCATGCACACCGACATCAGCGCCCGGACCGGCGAGCGCGTTTTTGTGTTCAGCCTCGACGCGGACCTGGAGGCGGCCCTGCAAAACCGATAA
- a CDS encoding J domain-containing protein codes for MPRSDDASPPDHYARLGVRPSASADEIRAAYRKKAQETHPDQNPDDPKAAERFRTIKEAYQVLGDPERRKSYDRARKSPQVPEVLRITQQAPAGCGGYLWRVFAGLAAVGVFFVLEALGVWAADVWTLSLAVGGGALVAGLVTALVARHFPDEATDISFRLDAQRFRMRADGRTVLRVGWGRVDRVEVRNGGQMVMWVDPAAAQGLHPVPPVLTAVDDRRDSALLRFDLSETDVPQPVLISFLRATEPIPASPPDE; via the coding sequence ATGCCCCGCTCCGACGACGCATCGCCGCCCGACCACTACGCGCGGCTTGGGGTGCGGCCCTCGGCCTCGGCCGACGAGATTCGTGCGGCGTACCGGAAAAAGGCGCAGGAGACGCATCCGGACCAGAACCCGGACGACCCGAAGGCCGCCGAGCGGTTCCGCACGATCAAGGAGGCGTATCAGGTGCTGGGCGACCCGGAGCGTCGCAAGTCCTACGACCGCGCCCGGAAATCGCCACAGGTGCCGGAGGTGCTCCGGATCACGCAGCAGGCCCCGGCGGGCTGTGGGGGGTACCTCTGGCGGGTCTTCGCCGGCCTCGCCGCGGTCGGGGTGTTCTTCGTGCTCGAGGCCCTGGGCGTGTGGGCCGCTGACGTGTGGACCCTCTCGTTGGCCGTGGGCGGCGGGGCGCTCGTGGCGGGCCTCGTCACGGCCCTCGTGGCCCGCCACTTCCCGGACGAGGCCACGGACATCTCCTTTCGCCTCGACGCCCAGCGCTTCCGGATGCGGGCCGACGGCCGGACTGTCCTCCGCGTGGGGTGGGGCCGCGTGGACCGGGTGGAGGTCCGGAACGGGGGGCAGATGGTGATGTGGGTGGATCCGGCCGCCGCCCAGGGGCTGCACCCGGTGCCGCCCGTGCTCACGGCCGTCGACGACCGCCGCGACAGCGCGCTGCTTCGATTCGACCTATCGGAAACCGACGTGCCGCAGCCTGTTCTCATCTCGTTTTTGCGGGCCACCGAGCCGATTCCGGCGTCCCCGCCGGACGAATAG
- a CDS encoding phytoene desaturase produces MSWLTRLAHRDDATLNTRTEPAPAGPDAPHAVVVGAGMGGLASAVRLRARGFRVTLLDRLDQPGGRARVFEQDGFTFDAGPTVITAPFLFEELWSLCGRDLEDDVELVPVDPFYRIRFDDGTAFNYTGDTDEMVEEIRRFAPEDVDGYRRFLEKSEEIFEVGFEELGHVPFDNVTDMLRIVPAMMKLESHRTVHSLVSKYISHPKIRKVLSFHPLLVGGNPFSTTSIYTLIAHLERKWGVWYAMGGTGSLVQGLSDLLADLDVTQRYGAEVDQILVEDETASGVRLSSGEGIPADLVVSNADVGWTYRHLVAPEHRDTWTDRKVEDMDYSMSLFVWYFGTDRTYEDVEHHSILLGPRYKGLLDDIFDHKELADDFSLYLHRPTKTDPSMAPDGHDAFYVLSPVPHLESGVDWRQQAEPYRQAVEEYLADTVLPDLGEHLVTSRMLTPREFKTDYKSLKGAAFSVEPKLTQSAWFRPHNQSEDVDHLYFAGAGTHPGAGLPGVLSSARVLDTIVPAPDAFDVSVPQNGAGAHPEPVA; encoded by the coding sequence ATGAGTTGGCTCACCCGCCTCGCCCACCGCGACGACGCCACCCTCAACACGCGCACCGAACCGGCACCGGCCGGGCCCGACGCGCCCCACGCCGTCGTCGTTGGGGCCGGAATGGGCGGGCTCGCGTCCGCCGTCCGATTGCGGGCGCGTGGCTTTCGGGTGACGCTTCTCGACCGCCTCGACCAGCCCGGCGGCCGGGCGCGCGTCTTCGAGCAGGACGGCTTTACGTTCGACGCCGGGCCCACCGTCATCACCGCGCCGTTTCTGTTCGAGGAGCTCTGGTCCCTCTGCGGGCGCGACCTTGAGGACGACGTGGAGCTCGTGCCCGTCGACCCCTTCTACCGCATCCGCTTCGACGACGGGACCGCCTTCAACTACACGGGCGACACCGACGAAATGGTGGAGGAAATCCGCCGCTTCGCGCCGGAGGACGTGGACGGGTACCGGCGCTTCCTGGAAAAGAGCGAAGAGATCTTCGAGGTCGGCTTCGAGGAGCTCGGCCACGTGCCGTTCGACAACGTGACGGACATGCTCCGCATCGTGCCGGCGATGATGAAGCTGGAGAGCCACCGCACGGTGCACAGCCTCGTCTCCAAGTACATCTCCCACCCCAAGATCCGGAAGGTGCTGTCCTTCCACCCGCTGTTGGTGGGGGGGAACCCGTTCAGCACGACCTCCATCTACACGCTCATCGCACATCTGGAGCGCAAGTGGGGCGTGTGGTACGCCATGGGCGGCACCGGCTCGCTCGTGCAGGGCCTGTCGGACCTCCTTGCGGACCTCGACGTCACGCAGCGCTACGGTGCGGAGGTCGATCAGATTCTCGTGGAGGACGAGACGGCCAGCGGGGTGCGCCTCTCCTCGGGCGAGGGAATCCCCGCCGACCTCGTGGTCTCCAACGCCGACGTGGGCTGGACCTACCGGCACCTCGTGGCGCCCGAGCACCGCGACACGTGGACGGACCGCAAGGTGGAGGACATGGACTACTCGATGAGCCTGTTCGTCTGGTACTTCGGGACGGACCGCACCTACGAGGACGTGGAGCACCACTCCATCCTGCTGGGGCCGCGGTACAAAGGGCTGCTCGACGACATTTTCGACCACAAGGAGCTGGCCGACGACTTCAGTCTCTACCTGCATCGCCCCACGAAGACGGACCCGTCGATGGCGCCCGACGGCCACGACGCGTTCTACGTCCTTTCGCCGGTGCCGCACCTGGAAAGCGGGGTGGACTGGCGCCAGCAGGCCGAGCCGTACCGGCAGGCCGTGGAGGAGTACCTCGCCGACACGGTGCTGCCGGACCTCGGGGAGCACCTCGTCACGAGTCGCATGCTCACGCCCCGCGAATTTAAGACGGACTACAAGTCGCTCAAGGGGGCGGCGTTTAGCGTGGAGCCGAAGCTCACCCAGAGTGCCTGGTTCCGGCCCCACAACCAGAGCGAGGACGTGGACCACCTCTACTTCGCCGGCGCCGGCACCCATCCGGGGGCCGGCCTGCCGGGCGTGCTCTCGTCGGCCCGCGTGCTGGACACGATCGTGCCGGCCCCGGACGCGTTCGACGTGTCCGTTCCGCAGAACGGCGCCGGAGCACACCCGGAGCCGGTCGCGTAA